From the Lathyrus oleraceus cultivar Zhongwan6 chromosome 4, CAAS_Psat_ZW6_1.0, whole genome shotgun sequence genome, one window contains:
- the LOC127138538 gene encoding probable xyloglucan endotransglucosylase/hydrolase protein 23, with protein MACHKLLLLLIPLLFIHVAANFNQDFQITWGDGRAKILNNANLLTLSLDKASGSGFQSKNEYLFGKIDMQLKLVPGNSAGTVTAYYLSSKGGAWDEIDFEFLGNLSGDPYIVHTNVFSQGKGNREQQFHLWFDPTADFHTYSILWNPQRIVFSVDGTPIREFKNLERIGVPFPKNQAMRIYSSLWNADDWATRGGLIKTDWFKAPFTASYRNFNANNACIWSSGKSSCKSSSPTSAASWLSQELDSTGLQRLRWVQKNYMIYNYCTDKKRFPQGLPLECIHS; from the exons ATGGCTTGCCACAAATTACTACTGCTGCTTATTCCTCTCCTTTTCATTCATGTTGCTGCTAACTTCAACCAAGATTTTCAAATTACATGGGGAGATGGCCGTGCCAAAATACTCAACAACGCCAATCTTCTTACCCTCTCCCTTGACAAAGCCTCCGGCTCTGGCTTTCAATCCAAAAATGAATATTTATTTGGCAAAATTGATATGCAACTTAAACTTGTTCCAGGAAACTCTGCTGGCACTGTCACGGCCTATTAT CTATCATCAAAAGGAGGTGCATGGGATGAGATAGACTTTGAATTCTTGGGAAATTTGAGTGGTGATCCTTACATCGTTCACACCAATGTGTTTAGCCAAGGAAAAGGCAATAGAGAGCAACAATTTCATCTATGGTTTGACCCAACCGCAGATTTTCACACGTATTCGATTCTATGGAATCCACAACGTATCGT GTTTTCTGTGGACGGGACACCAATAAGGGAGTTCAAGAATTTGGAAAGAATAGGAGTTCCATTTCCTAAGAATCAAGCAATGAGGATATACTCAAGCCTTTGGaatgctgatgattgggcaacAAGAGGTGGACTTATAAAGACAGATTGGTTCAAAGCTCCATTCACTGCTTCATACAGAAACTTCAATGCAAATAATGCTTGTATATGGAGCAGTGGAAAATCATCATGCAAATCTTCTTCTCCTACATCTGCTGCATCATGGCTATCACAAGAGCTTGACTCAACTGGTTTGCAGAGGCTGAGATGGGTGCAGAAGAACTATATGATTTACAATTATTGCACAGATAAAAAGAGATTTCCACAAGGCCTTCCACTTGAATGCATTCACTCCTAG